Part of the Phormidium ambiguum IAM M-71 genome is shown below.
AGCGCGTCCGGTTCCTTTTTGTCGCCAAGGTTTGCGACCGCCACCACTCACTTCCGATCTCGTTTTGGTGCTGGCTGTTCCTTGCCGTGCATTGGTCATTTGTCTTACCAATGCGCGGTGGACAATGTGAGCAGCATTCTGTTCTTTAGCAACTTTCAATTCTAAAGTTGCTTGCCCAACTTCTTGCCCTTCCCAGTTTTTTACTACACAGTTAACCATATTCTTTGTCCTTGGTTATTCGTTATTTGTCATTTGTCATTGGTTATGAATGACTAATGACTCATAACTCACTAACTATTTGCCGACCTTTTTCTCTGGTGTAATACTGAGCAAAGCACCTGGTTTACCGGGTACTGCTCCCTTGATTAATATCAAGTTGCGTTCGGCATCGACGCTAACTACTCTTAGTTTGCGAATGGTGACTCGCTCTCCCCCTAAACGTCCTGCCATCCGCTTACCGGGATAGACTCTACCTGGTGTTGTACCAGCACCTGTAGAACCGGGCAATCTATGGTTTTTGGAACCGTGAGCCATTGGCCCTCGTTTAAAGTTGTGGCGTTTTTGATATCCGGCAAAGCCTTTACCAATACTTGTGCCTGCAACATCCACAATTTGATCTGGGGCAAATATATCTACTTTAATTTCTTGACCCAGTTGATATTCACTGGGATTATCCAAGCGATATTCGCGTAGGTGACGCAAAGGCGCACTGTTAGATTTAGCTAAGTGTCCTTTTTCTGGCTTGTTTATTGCCTTGGGACTGGCTTCGCCGAATCCGAGTTGGATCGCAGTATAACCGTCTGTTTCTTTGGTCTTAATCTGCGTTACGGGGCATGGGCCTGCTTGAACTACGGTGACAGGAATGGCTTTTCCTGTTGAGTCAAAGATTTGGGTCATGCCTAATTTTGTGCCGAGGATACCGATAGCCACAGTACCTGGTTTCTCCTTAATTTACGCACTACAATTCGCCAGATTCCCTGTTGGAGAACCCGTTTTCCTGACTACACTCTTCTGGTTTCAGTTGAATGTAATTGAACTGTTTCCAGATGTTCGGTCGTTTTAGATTAGATGGTGTAACTCAATCGATATAGCAATCAGAAGAATATAGACTTCCCAAAAATGCTCTTTTGGAAGTCTCTCTAGCTTACACTTGCTATTAAAGCTGTTTGGTAGGCCAAGCACTAGCCTGGTCATTTTTCGCTGGCATTCAGACTTAAGTAGCAAACTACTCAGTATCTTTTGATTTAGCCAGATAGAATGTGGCTTGTTGGTTTACTTGACAGTACCGCCCACTTTTGGGTTACTCTTTGGCTCAAGCTGTTGGTGTTACAGCTGCCAAAGTTGACCGAGCGCATCTATCCGGTTGGCTTTATTCAAGTATTCTTACCACTCTTTAGTGAGGGCAGAGTTACTGAAATTTTGACCACAATTGTTTACTATAGACTATATTTTAAGATTTGTCTAGGGATTTGCAAAGATATTTTTTAAAGTAAAGATTTCTCTAGGTGATTTATTGATAAGTTATGGTTCTTGGATGGACTGCTAAGGACTAAAATGACATTATTTGAAGTTTCATGAAGCGATTTAGCAGTTAGCCAAAGGTAATACAAGACGAATTTATGGCATTAATTACAACTGGCAATAAGTTGATTCGGGATTTGGAAAGTTCTGGGGCGCTAGCACTCTATGTGCCGCTGGAAGGAGGATTTGAAGGTCGCTACCAAAGGCGGATCAGGGCGGCGGGCTACACAAGCTTGAACATTTCTGCTAAGGGTTTAGGCGATCTAAGTATGTATTTGACTGGGGTGCATGGGGTACGTCCGCCACATTTGGGTAAGAAGAGTTTAAGTAGTGGGGCGGCTGTGGGTTATGTTTACTATTTGCCACCGATTTTGAGTACGCAATTAGAAAATTTACCCCCTAAGTCTAAGGGATTGTTGCTGTGGATTGTTGAGGGGCAAGTTTTTTCCCGCCAAGAGATTGAGTATTTAACGATGTTACCGAAGATAGAGCCGCGAGTGAAAGTGGCGGTAGAGATGGGTGGCGATCGCACTTTCCGTTGGGAACCATTGGCAAATACTTTAGCTGCTGCGTAAGAGTATGTTGTTGCGCTTTAGCGCCCAAGCGCAACTATGTACCAGAAAAAAGCAGGGGAGAGTTAAACTTTCCTCTGCTTTTTGGCTTTTAAATGAATGTTGATGTGGGTAAGGTTTTGATACCTTGGAGTTAGCAATATTTAACGAGGATAGTATTTATGCTGGAAAATCGTGATTACACATTGATTATTGACAAAAGCGGCAGTATGGCTACTAAAGATCAGCCTGGTAGTAAGAGTCGCTGGGCGGCGATGGAAGAGTCTACTTTAGCTATTGCAAGTAAGTGCGAAGAGTTAGATCCTGATGGGTTAACGGTTTATGTATTTTCAGGAAAATTTAAACGTTACGATAATGTGACTGCTAGCAGAGTTAGTGATATTTTCCGAGAAAATGAACCTTCAGGACGGACAGATTTAGCTGGTGTACTGTTAGATGCAACGAATGATTATTTTCGGCGGAAAGCGGCTAAACAAACTAAGCTCAATGGGGAAACAATTGTTGTAGTTACGGATGGAGAACCGGACGATCGCAAAGCGGTAATGCGAGTAATTATTGAAGCTTCGCGCCGGATGGATAAAGATGAAGAATTAGCGATTACTTTTATTCAAGTTGGTACCGATCAACAAGCGACAAAGTTCTTAAAAGTTTTAGATGATGAGTTGCAAGGTGCAGGGGCTAAATTTGACATTGTAGATACAGTTACTATTGATGATATGGAAGATATGACTTTGACGGAAGTGCTGTTAAATGCAATTGTTGACTAAAAGTTTTGTGGGAAAGATTCTGCAATTTAATGATTAGCAGTATGAGGGCTATAAAATTATGGAATCAATAGATGATATATTGGCTCAGTTAAAGTCTGAGTATCAAGATAAGGATAATCCAGAGCAACAGAAAAAACAAAGTTCTGTGAAAAAAGAGAAAGCGATCGAGCCTAAGCTGCCCAATTTACCACCGCCTGCATCACAGAAAAAATCTTTTTCTGCTTCTAATCCTGAAGATGCTTTGCTTTCACAAATCAAAGCAGAATTTTTCCAAAAAGACCGAGAGGAAGAACTGAAAAAACAGCAACAAATCCAAGAAGAAAAAATTAGGCAAGAGCAAATTAAAAAACAGCAAAGACAAGCTTTAACTAGAGAAGCGGAAGCTTGGTTGAAAAAGCTAAATCCGCGATCGGCTGAAGGTCTTTGGTTTGAAGAATTTGCCTATAGTTATTCATCAAAATTGGAAGCAGCGATCGATTATTTGCAAGCTTTAAAAGAAACTTAATCGTAATATCCAGGCTTAGCACAATTTTGGTGATTTTGTATACGATTAATTGAGTGAAAATCTCACTCATGTATTTGTGGCGGAAAAATTTCACAATTTTTTCTAATTCTGTTAAATTTATTTTGAAAAATTAGTATAGGCTAGATAAAGAAAGAAAAAATTTTTCGATTTGTCTTGTATGGGCTGGAGGTTCTATGCTTGAAGAACGGGACTATACATTAATTATTGATAAAAGCGGTAGTATGTCTACCCCAGACCAACCAGGGAATAGAACTCGTTGGCAAGCTGCACAAGAGTCAACTTTAGCATTAGCCAGAAAATGCGAACAGTTCGATCCAGATGGGATTACTGTTTACTTATTTTCTGGTCGTTTTAGGCGTTACGATAATGTGACATCTGATAAAGTTGCTCAGATTTTCCAAGAAAATGACCCTTCTGGAACTACTGATTTGGCTGGGGTTTTAAAAGATGCTACTGATAGTTATCTGCGCCGGAAAGCATTGGGTGATATTAAGCCAAATGGTGAGATAATTTTGGTAATTACCGATGGGGAACCGGACGATCGCAAAGCGGTAATGAGGGTAATTATTGAAGCATCTCGTCAATTGGATAGAGATGAAGAATTAGCAATTTCTTTGATTCAAGTTGGCAAAGATCAAACAGCTACTCGTTTCCTTAAAGCATTAGATGATGAGTTGCAAGCGGCGGGAGCAAAGTTTGACATTGTTGATACAATCACATTAGATGATATGGAAGGTTTCACTCTGAGTGAAGTGTTGTTAAATGCAATTACTGATTAAGTAAAATTAGTAATGGATAATTGATAAGGTTTTTTTCTTATTGTTTATCCATTACTTTTAGTTCGGGACTGGATAATTCTATTTATTACCTACGCTTAAGTAAGTAATAGCTCACTTTTTTTAACTCAGGATTTTTTCCTAGTCCGTACTCCCCAGTTTCCAATCTTTAAAGAGGTTATTGATATGCAAGATCGAGACTATACATTAATAATTGACAAAAGCGGTAGTATGTCTACTCCCGATCAAGTGGGCGGAAGAAGTCGTTGGGAAGCTGCACAAGAGTCAACTTTAGCGTTAGCCAGAAAATGCGAACAATTTGACCCGGATGGGATTACGGTTTACTTATTTTCTAGTCGATTTAAGCGTTATGATAATGTGACTTCTAGTAAGGTTGAGCAAATTTTTCAAGAAAACGATCCGGCTGGTACAACTAATTTGGCTGGAGTTTTGGAAGATGCAGTTAAGCAATATTTTCAGCGCAAAGCTTCTGGACAAACTAAAGTGGGTGGTGAAACAATTATAGTTGTTACTGATGGTGAACCGGACGATCGCAAAGGTGTAATGCGGGCAATCATTGAAGCATCTCGCCAATTAGATAAAGATGAAGAGTTAGCAATTTCCATTATTCAAGTAGGTTCGGATGCTACTGCAACTCGCTTTTTAAAAGCGCTGGATGATGACTTGCAAGGTGCAGGAGCGAAGTTTGATATTTGCGATACGGTAACGATGGATGATATGGCAGATATGACTTTAGCTGAAGTGTTGTTGAATGCGATTAATGATTAGGTAACAGGGGGTTGAGGACTGGGAAAGCTTAAATTTTGGGTTGAGAATCAACATTGTTTCCTAGTCTCTCTTGTTCTTCTGCTTCTCTGCTCCCCAATTGGTGAGGAAGGCATTAATATATAAGTGTGACTAATAATTCCTCTCCTTTACATTCTCTCAGGGAAGGCCACTGGTTTAAGCTGATTTGCGGAGCCAGCTTCCAACACTTACCAGCCGTCAAAAATTTAACGCTGGTTTACACTTTAGCGGGTGCTGATTGTATTGATGTGGCTGCCGATCCTGCTGTGATTGCGGCGGCGAAAGAGGCGCTAGATATGGCGCTGACTTTTGGTGAAGAAGCTCAACGGCGAGGGTTTGGCTTTAAAAATTTGCCTTTGTTAATGGTGAGTTTGAATGATGGGGAAGATCCCCATTTTCGGAAGGCGGAGTTTAACGCTACTGAATGTCCGACGGAATGTCCGCGTCCTTGTGAAAGTATTTGTCCAGCGCAAGCGATCGTATTCGATCGACTAAATAATAATTTTTCTGGAGTTTTGGATCAATTATGTTACGGATGTGGTAGATGTATACCAATTTGCCCTAGCGACTTAATTTTCACTCGCGCTTATGTTTCCACGCCGGAAGCTGTAGCACCTTTGGTGTTACAAACATCAGTAGACGCGGTGGAAATTCATACCCAAGTTGGTAGGTTAGCAGATTTCCAAAGGTTGTGGGGAGCGATCGCACCCTGGTTACATCAACTAAAAGCGATCGCCATTAGTTGTCCCGATGGAGAAGGGCTAATTAATTACCTGTGGTCGCTGTATGATTTAATGAAACCTTTGCCTTGTGAGTTAATCTGGCAAACCGATGGTCGTCCTATGAGTGGTGATATTGGCACCGGAACGACTCATGCTGCCATTAAACTAGGAAAAAAGGTTTTAGCCGCAGGTTTACCCGGATATGTTCAATTAGCAGGAGGTACTAATAGTCACACAGTTACTAAACTAAAAGCAGTTGATCTGCTTAATGGTAAATTTGGCGATGGAGCAACTACCTTACCCGAAAATCCTCGTCCGCAATATCTCACCGAAACCCAAACCCAAAACTATATTGCGGGGATTGCTTATGGTAGCTTTGCTCGTGTAATGTTATCGCCAATCCTCGATCGGTTAGAAACCGCAGCCCCTAAAACCGACTCTTTAAGTGCATCGCTTATCTTACCACAACAAAGAGTCAATTTAGAAGATCATCCCGAACTTCTCTGGCAAGCGGTTGCTTTAGCTGATACCTTAGTTTCCCAAATCAAATCAACCGTAAAAAGTAGGCTGACAACCGATGAAATTGAAGTATCATTGTAGTATGAAAGTTCATACCTTCAATTTGACAATGAAGCTGTAACGTCGAGTGAAGAGCATAATCTGGCATTGTCGGCAAGATTTGTGTACTACAAGCTTGACTACAGAGATTTGCATCAACAAACAATTCCCTTTATCGCCAATTGCTCATGCCAATCAAGACGATCAATTCCAACGGTACAAGCCAACTGAATCACCAGGCAAATTCAGAATTAACAATGAGTGTTAAAGATGTTACCGTGGGAAAAAAACTGATTACAGACGATCTTCATAAGTTATTAGAGATTTTGCCAGCCGAGATTAGACGGGCTGTGGAGCAGCACCCATCAAAAAATACTTTGGTAGAAGTAGTATTAGATTTGGGGCGGCGACCAGAAGCGCGTTTTCCTGGCAAAGCGGAGTATCTTTCCGAACAGCCTGTGTCACGGGAAGATTTGCAATATTGCATTAGTCGGGTAGGACATTTTAGCGGCGATAACCGAGCAGGCATTGAGCAAACCCTACACCGGATTAGTGCGATTCGCAACCGCACGGATGAAATTATTGGCTTAACTTGTCGTGTGGGTCGAGCAATTTTCGGGACGATCGGCATGATCCGTGACTTGGTGGAAACTGGCAAGTCAATTTTGATGCTAGGTCGTCCGGGTGTAGGTAAAACCACTGCTTTGAGAGAAATTGCCCGTGTTTTAGCGGATGAGTTAGGCAAGCGGGTGGTAATTATCGACACCTCTAATGAAATTGCTGGCGATGGCGATATTCCTCACCCAGCGATTGGTAGGGCGCGACGGATGCAGGTGGCGCGTCCAGAATTACAACATCAAGTGATGATTGAGGCGGTGGAAAACCATACGCCAGAGGTGATTGTCATTGATGAAATTGGGACAGAATTGGAGGCTTTAGCGGCGCGTACCATTGCCGAAAGGGGCGTACAGTTAGTGGGTACGGCTCACGGTAATCGGATTGAAAACTTGATTAAGAACCCTACTTTGTCAGATTTGGTGGGGGGAATTCAAGCCGTTACCTTGGGTGATGAAGAGGCGCGACGACGGGGTTCGCAAAAGACGGTTTTGGAACGGAAAGCACCGCCAACTTTTGAAATTGCGATCGAAATGTTGGAACGGGAACGCTGGGTAGTTCACGAAAGTACTGCTGATACAGTAGATACCTTGCTGCGGGGAAGACAACCGAGTTTGCAAGTTCGCACTGTGAATGAAGCTGGGGAAGTGAAAATTACCAGGGAGTTACCTGCTAATCCGATTTCTTCCCATCAACCTCAATCTACGCCTACTTGGAAACCTAATGGTTGGCGTGCTTCGGGACAAATGACTCCGGTTTCTGCAAGCAAATCAGAAGTTTTGCCGGAAAAGCAAAGTTTTGAGCAATTGTTGGATGCTTCTTTCCAGCAAAAGGATTCCTATAAACGGGATTTTGGTTTTGCGGAAGATGAGTTTATGGCGGGTCCGAATGGAGAAGATTTGCCGCTGCATATCTATCCTTATGGGATTAGTCGCCATCAACTCGATCAGGTGATTCAGGTGTTGAAGTTGCCAATTGTTTTGACTAAGGATTTAGATGGGGCGGATGCGGTTTTGGCGCTGAGATCTCACGTGAAAAATCACTCTAAACTGCGGCAAATTTCCAAAGCGCGTCATATTCCGATTCACACGATTAAGGCTAGCACTGTGGCGGAAATTACTCATGGTTTGCAACGAATGTTGCATATAGATGACGGTGAAGTGCTTGATATACCTGATTTGCGGCTGTTTACTAAAAAAGGCAGCGATGATGAGATTGAGGCGCTGGAAGAAGCTAGATTAGCTGTGGAACAGATTGTGATTCCCAAGGGACAACCTGTGGAGTTGCTACCTCGTTCGGCGACGGTGCGGAAAATGCAGCATGAGTTAGTTGAGCATTACCGCTTGCGTTCTTCTAGTTTTGGTGATGAACCTAATCGACGGTTGCGGATTTATCCGGCTTAAGTGGGTTGGTGCGTTACGCTATAGCTAACGCACCCTACGCATCTTAAAACAAAGCTTAAAAAATTCTTACTAAATTTCTTGACAAAACAGGGTAACTGAGTGCTAATATAAACAAGGTTAAGTCAATGGGGTGTCGCCAAGTGGTAAGGCACCTGGTTTTGGTCCAGGCATTCCGAGGTTCGAATCCTTGCACCCCAGTTTATCGCCCTCACTTCTAAATCAAGTAATTTTGAAGGAGGGTATTTTTATGTCTGAAATTAGTCCCACTATTTTAGCTCTAGATTTCGATGGAGTGGTTTGTGATGGGCTGATTGAGTATTTTCAGACTTCTTGGCGAAGTTATTGTCAAATTTGGCATCCTGCTGATGACACGCCATCTGATGGTTTAGCGGCTAAGTTTTATCGATTGCGCCCTGTGATTGAGGTGGGTTGGGAAATGCCTGTTTTGTTACGGGCGTTGATTTTGGGTGTTTCTGAGGAGAGGATTTGGGCGGATTGGGTAGGTGTGGCGCAGCAGATTACTAGTGACGAAGGGTTGAAAGCTGCTGAGGTTGGGGCGATACTGGATGGTTTGCGGGATGAGTGGATTGGTGAGGATTTAGCAGGTTGGTTGGGTTTGCATCGGTTTTATCCGGGTGTGATTGAGAGGTTGCAAAGTGCGATCGCCAATTCAGTTAAAATCTACATTGTCACAACTAAAGAAGGGCGTTTTGTTCGTCAGTTGTTACAAGAACAAGATGTGGAAATTCCCGAAGAACGGATTATTGGGAAGGAGTATAAACGCCCAAAATATGAAATTTTGCGAGAATTAATTGTCGCGGGTGGAAATAAAGTTAATATCTGGTTTGTGGAAGATAGATTAAAGGCGTTGCAGTTGGTAGAACAGGAATCGGATTTAGCTTCGGTAAGGTTATTTTTAGCTGATTGGGGTTACAATACTCAGCAAATCCGTGATTCGATCGCAAATAATAAGCGAATTAAGTTGTTGTCACTTTCTCAATTTACCCAAGATTTTGTGACTTGGGTTTAACTATTAGTTTGTAAAAATAATGACAGATAGTAATGATGTTTTAGAAGCTAACCAAGCTTTCTATCGCGCTTTTGAAAAGAAAGATATGGAGGCGATGGGTAATATTTGGTCTAAGGGTGTGGCGACTGTTTGTGTTCATCCTGGTTGGAATGTTTTGCGGGGTTGGAAGGAAATCGGCTATTCTTGGGAACAAATATTTAAAAATACTGCTTACATTGAGATTGATGTGGAAATTGTTACTTCGGAAATTCGGGGTGATTTTGCTTATTTGGTGTTGGTGGAAAATGTGTTTCAGGTTTTGGGTGGGAAGAGAACTCAAGCAAAGTCTTTAGCAACAAATATTTTTGAAAGAATGGGGCAAAAGTGGTATTTAATTAATCATCATGGTAGTCCGATTATGCGGTAGTTTTGGGTTAGGATTTTTTTTGAACCGCGAAGACGCGAAGGACGCGAAGGAAAGAGAAAGAGAAGGGCTATTGCAAAATTTATTGAGATTATTTCATAAAATGGAGGTTTAATCTGATGGTACAAACTCCTGATTCTCAATTAAAAGTTGATAGTACAGCAGCAAAGGCGGCGGCGGGTTTTTTTACCGAAGAGGTTACACCAAGTAAGTACGCGGATTTTGAGTTTTTGTTTACTCGGGCGATCGAATTTCGCCAAGAAACTATTTATTTTATTATTGTCGATCGCTTCCATGATGGCGACCCTGATAATAATCTTGGCCCAAATCCTGCACTTTACGATCCAAATAAGCAAAAATGGGGGAAATATTGGGGCGGAGATTTGCAAGGGATTATTGATAAATTAGATTATTTAAAAAATATGGGTGTAACGGCAATTTGGTTGTCTCCTTTGTTTGAACAAGTGGAGGAATCACAGTTTGATTTTGCTGCAATGCACGGTTATTGGACTAAGGATTTTAAAAGAATTAATCCCCGTTTGGTAAATAGTAATGAATCTACTTCTCTGTCTGAATGTAATGTTTTTGACAGATTAATTAATGAAATGCACAAGCGGGGAATGAAGTTAATTTTAGATATCGTTTGTAACCATAGTAGCCCTGATGTTAATGGACATAAAGGAGAACTTTATGATGATGGGGTGTTAATTGCTGATTTTTATAATGATGTGAATAATTGGTATTATCACAATGGGGAAATTACTGATTGGAATGATGATTGGCAACTTTTAAATTGCGAACTTTCGGGTTTAGCTACTTTTAATGAAAAAAATATTGATTATCGTAATTATATAAAATCGGCAATTAAACAATGGTTAGATCGTGGGGTGGATGCTTTGCGCGTGGATACAGTAAAGCATTTACCTGTTTGGTTTTGGCAAGAATTTGTCGGAGATATTCAAACTCATAAACCTTCGGTTTTTATCTTTGGTGAATGGGGTTTTAGTAAACCTTGGGATGGAAAATCGGTGAATTTCACCAATAAGTCAGGAATGTCTATTTTAGACTTTGCTTTGTGTGAAGGAGTGAGGGCGGCGTTGGCAAAAAATAGCGAAGGGGGTTTTCATTTAGTTCAAGATGTATTGAATTTAGATCATTTGTACGATCGCGCTACCGAACTAATAACTTTCATCGATAATCATGATATGCCACGATTTCAAAGTTTGAATTCTGACCCGGAAATTTTGAGGTTGGCAGTTAATTTAATTATGACATCTCGTGGAATTCCTTGTATTTATTATGGTACGGAACAGTATCTTCATAATGATACAAATAGCGGAAACGATCCATACAATCGCCCGATGATGGAAAAGTGGGATATAGATACAAAAATTTATCAAGATTTGCAACTTTTATCGAAATTAAGAAGAATAAATCCGGCGGTTTCTTTGGGAAGTCAAATACAAAAATATTTAACTACTGATGTTTATTGTTATGTGCGCCGCTATAGGGATTCTCGCTGTTTTGTGGCGATGAATAAAGGCGATTATGTGAAAGTTGATATTCCTTCTACTGATTTGGAAGATGGAGAATATAGGTGTATTTTATCAGGTCGTAAGTTTCAAGTTCAAAATGGGCAATTGCTAGGATTAGAATTGCAGAGAAAAGAAATGGTTATTCTGAGTTATTTGGGAGAGAGAGTTAAGGGGAAAACTATTGTGAGAGTGCAATTAAATGGAGTAGAAAGCAAATATGGCGAAACAGTTGTGGTGACAGGAGATTGTCCTGAGTTAGGGAATTGGGATATTAGTAAAGCTTACCCGTTAGAGTATATTAATTCTAATACTTGGTTTGGGGAAATTCCGTTTAATGAGAGTGCGGGAAAAGCGATCGCATACAAGTACGCGATGTGGCGAGAAAACCAAGAACCTTTGCGAGAAAATTTGGTGAATCGTCGCTGGATTTTAGTTCCTGAAGGTACGGTAAAATGGCAAGATAACTGGGCGTGGTGAGAATTTAGAACTATGCTAGACCTAACAAAGATCGCGCGACAAATGCAGGGTTTAAGCGAACACTTAGCGGCGGAAAGTGTTGCTAGTCGCCAACGGTTAGAGATAGCGCAAAAGTTGATGGTGGAGGCGACTGCTAGACAGCAAGAGTTAGTAGAAATTCAGGAAAAATGGCGCGATCGCTTTATTTTTTCTGTACCTACTCCTGTAGAACCTTTAAATAGTTGTATTGATATTCCCATTCCGCCAAAAGTTCACACCGTTATTGCAACAGACGGTTCGCAAATTTCACCGAGTCACCACGAAATTGCTTATTGTTATTTGATAAATATTGGGCGAGTAGTGATTCATTATGGACAAGGAAGATACCCTTTATTAGATAGTTTACCGGAAGTTTTTTACCGACCAGAAGATTTATATGTTTCCCGTCAATGGGGGATTAGAGTTGAAGAATGGATGGGGTATCGGCGGACTGTTTCAGAGGCGATCGCTTTAGCAGAATTAGTTACAAATTGGGTACAAACTCAAAGAGAAACCTTACCCACTAACCCCCTCTCTATTAACGTAGAGGGGGGACAAGAGAAAGTTCCGACTTTAGCGATGGTGGATGGTTCGTTAATTTATTGGTTTTTGGAAGGTTTACCTGGGGATGCTTGCGATCGAATTTTACCGCCAATTTTAGAAGCTTGGGAACAAATTCGGTTAGCGGAAGTTCCGCTTTTAAGTTATATTAGCGCTTCTCGAAGTACAGAAAGTTTAAATTTACTGCGCTTACAAGCTTGTCCTCATTCTACTCCGAATTGTGTTGTTAATTGTGGTGATTCGGAAGATAAAAAAGCTCCTTGTCAGGTTTTTGATACTTTGCGGGATACGCCTTTTTGGTTATCGATGTTAAAACCTGGACAACGTACTCCTTTATGGAAAAGTACGATGCGAATTTTGAATTTGTATGGGGAAAGTCAGCAAATTTATTTTTGTTATGTTCATGTAGGAAGTGAAATTGCTAGAGTAGAGTTTCCTGCTTGGGTAGCAGAGAATTCTACTTTATTAAATCAAGCTTTAAGTTTAATGTTGGGACAAATTCAAAAAGGTTACGGTTATCCGATATCGTTATCGGAGGCGCATAATCATGCGGTAGTTAAGGCGGACGATCGCGCCCGTTTCTTTGCTTTTTTGGAACAACAAATGATTAAATCTGGTTTAAAGAATGTGGGGATTTCTTATAAGGAGACTAGGAAACGGGGGAGTATTGCTTAGGTTTTTTTTACCACAGATGTCCACAGATAAACACAGATGAACACAGATGTTTATTAAGATTTCTGGTTGAGATGCGAGTTCTTTTTTTTAACGCAGATGAACCGCAGATAAACGCAGATGAACGCAGATGTTAGCGTTATATTTTTTGTTGGGTAGTTAGAGATTTTAGAAACTTTCTGTTTCCTCTTCTAATGTTTCGATTAGTAAATTGACTTTTTGCTTCTTTTGTGACAAAAAGTTCTGACATTTGAGTAAAGCTTCAACTGCGATCGCAAACTCATCAAACACTTCCCCCAACTCCAACTCCCCCGATTCAATTTCCGCGACTATTTCCTCAACCCTCGCCACAGTTTCCTCATAATTAAAACCCTCTTGCAACAAAACCTCTTCTGACTCTTTACGAAT
Proteins encoded:
- a CDS encoding NAD(P)H-quinone oxidoreductase subunit N, producing MALITTGNKLIRDLESSGALALYVPLEGGFEGRYQRRIRAAGYTSLNISAKGLGDLSMYLTGVHGVRPPHLGKKSLSSGAAVGYVYYLPPILSTQLENLPPKSKGLLLWIVEGQVFSRQEIEYLTMLPKIEPRVKVAVEMGGDRTFRWEPLANTLAAA
- a CDS encoding vWA domain-containing protein, translated to MLENRDYTLIIDKSGSMATKDQPGSKSRWAAMEESTLAIASKCEELDPDGLTVYVFSGKFKRYDNVTASRVSDIFRENEPSGRTDLAGVLLDATNDYFRRKAAKQTKLNGETIVVVTDGEPDDRKAVMRVIIEASRRMDKDEELAITFIQVGTDQQATKFLKVLDDELQGAGAKFDIVDTVTIDDMEDMTLTEVLLNAIVD
- the ldpA gene encoding circadian clock protein LdpA, with the translated sequence MTNNSSPLHSLREGHWFKLICGASFQHLPAVKNLTLVYTLAGADCIDVAADPAVIAAAKEALDMALTFGEEAQRRGFGFKNLPLLMVSLNDGEDPHFRKAEFNATECPTECPRPCESICPAQAIVFDRLNNNFSGVLDQLCYGCGRCIPICPSDLIFTRAYVSTPEAVAPLVLQTSVDAVEIHTQVGRLADFQRLWGAIAPWLHQLKAIAISCPDGEGLINYLWSLYDLMKPLPCELIWQTDGRPMSGDIGTGTTHAAIKLGKKVLAAGLPGYVQLAGGTNSHTVTKLKAVDLLNGKFGDGATTLPENPRPQYLTETQTQNYIAGIAYGSFARVMLSPILDRLETAAPKTDSLSASLILPQQRVNLEDHPELLWQAVALADTLVSQIKSTVKSRLTTDEIEVSL
- a CDS encoding vWA domain-containing protein, with the protein product MLEERDYTLIIDKSGSMSTPDQPGNRTRWQAAQESTLALARKCEQFDPDGITVYLFSGRFRRYDNVTSDKVAQIFQENDPSGTTDLAGVLKDATDSYLRRKALGDIKPNGEIILVITDGEPDDRKAVMRVIIEASRQLDRDEELAISLIQVGKDQTATRFLKALDDELQAAGAKFDIVDTITLDDMEGFTLSEVLLNAITD
- the rplC gene encoding 50S ribosomal protein L3, translated to MAIGILGTKLGMTQIFDSTGKAIPVTVVQAGPCPVTQIKTKETDGYTAIQLGFGEASPKAINKPEKGHLAKSNSAPLRHLREYRLDNPSEYQLGQEIKVDIFAPDQIVDVAGTSIGKGFAGYQKRHNFKRGPMAHGSKNHRLPGSTGAGTTPGRVYPGKRMAGRLGGERVTIRKLRVVSVDAERNLILIKGAVPGKPGALLSITPEKKVGK
- a CDS encoding salt stress protein, Slr1339 family is translated as MESIDDILAQLKSEYQDKDNPEQQKKQSSVKKEKAIEPKLPNLPPPASQKKSFSASNPEDALLSQIKAEFFQKDREEELKKQQQIQEEKIRQEQIKKQQRQALTREAEAWLKKLNPRSAEGLWFEEFAYSYSSKLEAAIDYLQALKET
- a CDS encoding vWA domain-containing protein, yielding MQDRDYTLIIDKSGSMSTPDQVGGRSRWEAAQESTLALARKCEQFDPDGITVYLFSSRFKRYDNVTSSKVEQIFQENDPAGTTNLAGVLEDAVKQYFQRKASGQTKVGGETIIVVTDGEPDDRKGVMRAIIEASRQLDKDEELAISIIQVGSDATATRFLKALDDDLQGAGAKFDICDTVTMDDMADMTLAEVLLNAIND
- a CDS encoding R3H domain-containing nucleic acid-binding protein, producing the protein MSVKDVTVGKKLITDDLHKLLEILPAEIRRAVEQHPSKNTLVEVVLDLGRRPEARFPGKAEYLSEQPVSREDLQYCISRVGHFSGDNRAGIEQTLHRISAIRNRTDEIIGLTCRVGRAIFGTIGMIRDLVETGKSILMLGRPGVGKTTALREIARVLADELGKRVVIIDTSNEIAGDGDIPHPAIGRARRMQVARPELQHQVMIEAVENHTPEVIVIDEIGTELEALAARTIAERGVQLVGTAHGNRIENLIKNPTLSDLVGGIQAVTLGDEEARRRGSQKTVLERKAPPTFEIAIEMLERERWVVHESTADTVDTLLRGRQPSLQVRTVNEAGEVKITRELPANPISSHQPQSTPTWKPNGWRASGQMTPVSASKSEVLPEKQSFEQLLDASFQQKDSYKRDFGFAEDEFMAGPNGEDLPLHIYPYGISRHQLDQVIQVLKLPIVLTKDLDGADAVLALRSHVKNHSKLRQISKARHIPIHTIKASTVAEITHGLQRMLHIDDGEVLDIPDLRLFTKKGSDDEIEALEEARLAVEQIVIPKGQPVELLPRSATVRKMQHELVEHYRLRSSSFGDEPNRRLRIYPA